From a single Micromonospora sp. WMMD1102 genomic region:
- the glgB gene encoding 1,4-alpha-glucan branching protein GlgB, with translation MDELIAGTAHDPHALLGAHPADGRTVVRTLRRGAGTVELLVDGARQPMRRVHDEGIFEAAVPGTVLDYRVVVDGGEPCDDPYRHPPTVGELDRHLIAEGRHERLWTALGARPAPGGGVAFAVWAPNARGVRLVGDFTGWGAHQGWPMRSLGCSGVWEIFVPEATVGQRYKYRILGRDGQWRDKADPMARHTEVPPATASVVYSSGYQWSDGEWLAQRARRQPHQEPVSVYEVHLGSWRPGLSYRELADHLTGYVLEMGFTHVEFLPVMEHPFGGSWGYQVTGYYAPTSRFGDPDDFRHLVDRLHAAGIGVLLDWVPAHFPRDEWALARFDGTPLYEHPDPRRGEHPDWGTYVFDYGRPEVRNFLVANALYWCEEFHVDGLRVDAVASMLYLDYSREDGEWLPNQHGGRENLEAIALLQEVNATVYRTHPGVLMVAEESTAWPGVTRPTDAGGLGFGFKWNMGWMHDTLGYLGRDPIYRQHHHNELTFSLVYAWSENYLLPISHDEVVHGKGSLLGKMPGDQWRRLAGVRALLAYMWAHPGKQLLFMGCELGDDQEWSETRGLDWRLLDDPGRAGVQRLLRDLNHGYRDNPALWSQDTVPAGFRWIVSDDSANNTLAFVRIAADGSPLVCVANFAALPHEGYRIGLPTAGRWSEILNTDADCYGGSGVGNLGSVTAEEQPSHGLPASAALRVPPLGVLWLRPG, from the coding sequence ATGGACGAGCTGATCGCCGGTACGGCACACGACCCGCACGCCCTGCTCGGCGCGCACCCGGCGGACGGCCGGACGGTCGTCCGTACCCTCCGCCGGGGCGCCGGCACGGTCGAGCTGCTCGTCGACGGGGCACGGCAGCCGATGCGCCGGGTGCACGACGAGGGGATCTTCGAGGCGGCGGTACCCGGTACGGTGCTGGACTACCGGGTGGTGGTCGACGGCGGTGAGCCGTGCGACGACCCGTACCGGCATCCGCCGACCGTCGGGGAACTCGACAGGCACCTGATCGCCGAGGGACGGCACGAACGGCTCTGGACGGCGCTCGGCGCCCGGCCGGCCCCCGGCGGCGGGGTGGCGTTCGCGGTCTGGGCGCCGAACGCCCGGGGCGTCCGGTTGGTCGGCGACTTCACCGGCTGGGGCGCGCACCAGGGCTGGCCGATGCGTTCGCTCGGCTGCAGCGGCGTGTGGGAGATCTTCGTCCCGGAGGCGACCGTCGGGCAGCGGTACAAATACCGGATCCTCGGCCGGGACGGGCAGTGGCGGGACAAGGCGGACCCGATGGCCCGGCACACCGAGGTGCCGCCGGCCACCGCCTCCGTGGTCTACTCCTCCGGCTACCAGTGGTCCGACGGCGAGTGGCTGGCCCAGCGGGCCCGGCGGCAGCCGCACCAGGAGCCGGTCAGCGTCTACGAGGTGCACCTCGGCTCCTGGCGGCCGGGCCTGTCCTACCGGGAGCTGGCCGACCACCTCACCGGGTACGTGCTGGAGATGGGCTTCACGCACGTCGAGTTCCTGCCGGTGATGGAGCACCCGTTCGGCGGCTCCTGGGGCTACCAGGTGACCGGCTACTACGCCCCGACCTCCCGGTTCGGCGACCCGGACGACTTCCGCCACCTGGTGGACCGGTTGCACGCCGCCGGCATCGGGGTGCTGCTGGACTGGGTGCCGGCACACTTCCCGCGCGACGAGTGGGCGCTGGCCCGGTTCGACGGCACCCCGCTCTACGAGCACCCCGACCCGCGCCGCGGCGAGCACCCCGACTGGGGCACGTACGTCTTCGACTACGGCCGTCCCGAGGTCCGCAACTTCCTGGTGGCGAACGCGCTCTACTGGTGCGAAGAGTTCCATGTGGACGGTCTGCGGGTGGACGCCGTCGCCTCGATGCTCTATCTGGACTACTCCCGGGAAGACGGTGAGTGGCTGCCGAACCAACACGGCGGCCGGGAGAACCTGGAGGCGATCGCGCTGCTCCAGGAGGTCAACGCGACCGTCTACCGCACCCATCCGGGCGTGCTGATGGTGGCCGAGGAGTCGACCGCCTGGCCCGGGGTGACCCGGCCGACCGACGCGGGCGGGCTGGGTTTCGGCTTCAAGTGGAACATGGGCTGGATGCACGACACCCTCGGCTACCTCGGCCGGGACCCGATCTACCGGCAGCACCACCACAACGAGCTGACCTTCTCCCTGGTGTACGCCTGGAGCGAGAACTACCTGCTGCCGATCAGCCACGACGAGGTGGTGCACGGCAAGGGGTCACTGCTCGGCAAGATGCCCGGCGACCAGTGGCGCCGGCTCGCCGGGGTGCGCGCACTGCTGGCGTACATGTGGGCGCATCCGGGCAAGCAGCTGCTCTTCATGGGCTGCGAGCTGGGCGACGACCAGGAGTGGAGCGAGACCCGGGGGCTGGACTGGCGGCTGCTCGACGATCCCGGTCGGGCCGGCGTGCAACGGCTGCTGCGCGACCTGAACCACGGCTACCGGGACAATCCGGCGCTCTGGTCCCAGGACACCGTACCGGCTGGTTTCCGGTGGATCGTCTCGGACGACTCCGCCAACAACACCCTGGCGTTCGTCCGGATCGCCGCCGACGGTTCGCCGCTGGTCTGCGTGGCGAACTTCGCCGCGCTGCCGCACGAGGGCTACCGGATCGGGCTGCCGACGGCCGGGCGCTGGTCCGAGATCCTGAACACCGACGCGGACTGCTACGGCGGTTCCGGGGTGGGCAACCTGGGTTCGGTCACCGCCGAGGAGCAGCCGTCGCACGGCCTGCCCGCCTCGGCGGCGCTGCGGGTGCCGCCGCTGGGCGTACTCTGGCTGCGCCCCGGCTGA
- a CDS encoding alpha-1,4-glucan--maltose-1-phosphate maltosyltransferase translates to MSGRIPIEDVTPSVACGRYPAKAVVGELVPVAARSYREGHAAMGCQVAWRGPDGAPRPVVRMRPGPNFDDRWHAAIRPDAVGEWSFTVQAFEDPYLTWRDAVLKKIDVGQGASELANDLAEGAELLDRAAEGVPEAESDRVREAAAALRDGDRPVPERVSPALGLADLLWTHPVRTLLTSAPALPIWVDRQRALFSAWYEFFPRSEGAVLAADGQPARSGTFRTATERLPGVAAMGFDVLYLPPIHPIGRVNRKGRNNTLVAEADDVGSPWAIGAAEGGHDAIHPDLGTVDDFRSFVAAAREVGLEVAMDLALQAAPDHPWVTEHPEWFTTRADGTIAYAENPPKKYQDIYPVNFDNDPAGIRAEVLRVVLRWVGLGIRIFRVDNPHTKPFDFWHWLIWEVKRHDPDVLFLAEAFTRPAVMHGLGKIGFTQSYTYFAWRTGTAELREYCEELVGAVDHMRPNFWPNTPDILPEHLQHCGPPMFRIRAILASLLSPSWGIYAGYELFEHVARPGAEEYLDNEKFELRPRDWAAAEAEGQSLAPFLARLNAIRRDNPALHRLRNLVFHDIDNPALLCWSKRDERTGNTVLVVCSVDPGQVQWGNTVLDMPALGLDWPERFAVHDELTGARYDWGQHNAVRLDPFVSPAHVFTVHPYRDGAGVEDRTGDADGDAGAEGLEWTS, encoded by the coding sequence GTGAGTGGACGGATCCCGATCGAGGACGTGACGCCGTCCGTGGCCTGTGGCCGGTACCCGGCCAAGGCGGTGGTGGGCGAACTGGTCCCGGTGGCCGCACGGTCGTACCGGGAGGGGCACGCGGCGATGGGCTGCCAGGTCGCCTGGCGCGGCCCGGACGGCGCACCGCGGCCGGTGGTCCGGATGCGGCCCGGCCCGAACTTCGACGACCGGTGGCACGCCGCCATCCGCCCCGACGCGGTGGGCGAGTGGAGCTTCACCGTGCAGGCGTTCGAGGACCCCTACCTGACCTGGCGCGACGCCGTGCTGAAGAAGATCGACGTCGGGCAGGGTGCCAGCGAGTTGGCGAACGACCTGGCCGAGGGCGCCGAGCTGCTGGACCGGGCCGCCGAGGGCGTACCCGAAGCGGAGTCGGACCGGGTCCGAGAGGCCGCCGCCGCGCTGCGCGACGGTGACCGGCCGGTGCCGGAACGGGTCTCGCCGGCGTTGGGCCTGGCCGACCTGCTCTGGACGCATCCGGTCCGGACCCTGCTGACCAGCGCGCCGGCCCTGCCGATCTGGGTGGACCGGCAGCGGGCGCTCTTCTCCGCCTGGTACGAGTTCTTCCCGCGCTCGGAGGGTGCGGTGCTGGCCGCCGACGGGCAGCCGGCCCGGTCCGGGACCTTCCGCACCGCCACGGAGCGGCTGCCCGGGGTCGCCGCGATGGGCTTCGACGTGCTCTACCTGCCGCCGATCCATCCGATCGGCCGGGTCAACCGGAAGGGCCGGAACAACACGCTGGTCGCCGAGGCGGACGACGTCGGCTCGCCGTGGGCGATCGGCGCGGCCGAGGGCGGGCACGACGCCATCCACCCCGACCTGGGTACCGTCGACGACTTCCGGTCGTTCGTCGCCGCCGCCCGGGAGGTCGGGCTGGAGGTGGCGATGGACCTGGCGCTCCAGGCCGCGCCGGACCACCCGTGGGTGACCGAGCACCCGGAGTGGTTCACCACCCGGGCGGACGGGACGATCGCGTACGCCGAGAACCCACCGAAGAAATACCAGGACATCTATCCGGTCAACTTCGACAACGATCCGGCGGGGATCCGGGCCGAGGTGCTCCGGGTGGTGCTGCGGTGGGTCGGGCTGGGCATCAGGATCTTCCGGGTCGACAACCCGCACACCAAGCCGTTCGACTTCTGGCACTGGCTGATCTGGGAGGTCAAACGGCACGACCCGGACGTGCTCTTCCTGGCCGAGGCGTTCACCCGACCGGCGGTGATGCACGGGCTCGGCAAGATCGGCTTCACCCAGTCGTACACCTACTTCGCCTGGCGGACCGGCACGGCCGAGCTGCGGGAATACTGCGAGGAGTTGGTCGGGGCGGTCGACCACATGCGGCCGAACTTCTGGCCGAACACCCCGGACATCCTGCCGGAGCACCTCCAGCACTGCGGGCCGCCGATGTTCCGGATCCGGGCGATCCTGGCCAGCCTGCTCTCGCCCTCCTGGGGGATCTACGCCGGCTACGAACTCTTCGAGCACGTGGCCCGGCCTGGTGCCGAGGAATACCTGGACAACGAGAAGTTCGAGCTGCGGCCCCGGGACTGGGCGGCGGCCGAGGCGGAGGGGCAGTCGCTGGCCCCGTTCCTGGCCCGGCTCAACGCGATCCGGCGGGACAACCCGGCCCTGCACCGGCTGCGCAACCTGGTCTTCCACGACATCGACAACCCGGCGCTGCTCTGCTGGTCGAAGCGGGACGAGCGGACCGGCAACACGGTGCTGGTGGTCTGCTCCGTCGACCCCGGGCAGGTGCAGTGGGGCAACACCGTGCTCGACATGCCGGCGCTCGGCCTCGACTGGCCCGAGCGGTTCGCCGTGCACGACGAGCTGACCGGCGCCCGCTACGACTGGGGGCAGCACAACGCGGTCCGGCTCGACCCGTTCGTCTCCCCCGCACACGTCTTCACCGTGCACCCCTACCGCGACGGCGCCGGGGTGGAAGATCGGACCGGGGACGCCGACGGGGACGCCGGAGCGGAAGGGCTGGAATGGACGAGCTGA
- a CDS encoding SigE family RNA polymerase sigma factor, which translates to MTFEEYVHSRGAALVRFARLLTGDDHRADDLVQEVLAKAYVQWRRVVAADRPDIYVRRMLVNANSSWWRRRSNRELSVAEIVDHPGDRDLGADAVERDLMWRLMARLPPRQRAVLVLRYYEDLDDASVAEILDCSPVTVRTTALRAVATLRERYRASESIVGANRD; encoded by the coding sequence GTGACCTTCGAGGAGTACGTCCACAGCAGGGGTGCGGCGCTGGTGCGCTTCGCACGACTGCTGACCGGTGACGATCACCGGGCCGATGACCTGGTCCAGGAGGTTCTGGCCAAGGCGTACGTGCAGTGGCGGCGGGTGGTGGCGGCGGATCGGCCCGACATCTACGTCCGCAGGATGCTGGTCAACGCCAACTCCTCCTGGTGGCGGCGCCGATCCAACCGGGAACTCAGCGTCGCCGAGATCGTCGACCACCCGGGTGATCGTGACCTGGGTGCCGACGCGGTCGAGCGTGACCTGATGTGGCGCCTGATGGCCAGGCTGCCGCCACGGCAGCGCGCGGTGCTCGTACTGCGGTACTACGAGGACCTCGACGACGCCTCCGTCGCGGAGATCCTGGATTGCTCACCGGTCACCGTCCGGACCACCGCACTGCGGGCCGTCGCCACGCTGCGGGAACGCTATCGCGCTTCCGAATCGATTGTTGGAGCCAATCGTGACTGA